In Rhinolophus sinicus isolate RSC01 linkage group LG18, ASM3656204v1, whole genome shotgun sequence, the sequence TACTTTCCACTGTATTGAATGCTAATGAGAAGGAAGTTGACTGAGGGTTAAATGGCATAGTGGGTTACGTGCTTTGGACATGGTATAGAATCCTTGTTTTCCAAACATTGATGCATAAtggaatcacctggaaggctttTATAAAGATTTGAGGGGTGGCCGaatagcttagttggttagagcatggtgctggtaacatcagggttgctggttccatccccacatgggccactgtgagctgtgccttccttaaaaaaaaataaaaaaaaataaagatttgaatcCTGGGCCCCATCTCAAAATCTACTAGATCATTTTTGGAGGTGAGGTCTgggcatttgtatttttgtgttttttcaaagCTCTTAAGAAATAGACAGATGTTTAGGAAGCCCAGGTGTCGAGTGTTGTGGAGACGCTTTTCCCACCAGGTCCTGTTCCCCCACTGCGGACCCTGCAGGCACCTCCGTGACTCAGGTGTCAGCTCCCCGCACAACAAGGGGAAGAGTAACTGGGGCCAGTCTGTTGTCATGAGGCATCTCAGTGCAAAAAAGACTTAGGGATTTGTTGTATTTAAAACTTCCCGCTTTTTAAGAAGGTCTAAGGTTGACTCGAGCAGAGGAGTGAGAGGTCTCTACAACAGTTCGCTGTTTTGTCCCTGGTGGGGCCCTGGGCAAGTCCATTCCATCCCCTGGGGACCGCTGCGTTGCTTTGGTAACTTTGGGGGCCCAGAAGAGAGTTGAGTTCTGTCATAAACCTAGTTtgtgtaaacttttttttttttaatctggaatatGACCAAGACAATACTTGATTTATTCCAGAATCACCTGTGTAGAGTGAAGAACCAGTTTAGTTCAGTCCTTATATCACCCTTAtaacacttcataaattataaacatatagtATGTTTAAAGACAGAAAACGTGTCAGTGTCGGCAGGAAAGGCTCtgtgacctcattttacagatgacgaaaCTGCTGCTTAAAAATTAGCTGATTTGTCTTCTCCACCAAGCATTTGGTTcatttacagaaaggaaaacaactgaagGGTGAGAATTTGTctagctaaaaagaaaaattgaactgTCCATGAAAAAAGACAAGGACAGATCCAGGCCTGGGACCCAGGGTTTGGGACTCCCAGCCCggtgctgtttttttgtttttgttttttgggtttggTATAAACTTGGCCTCAAGTTTTTGCCGGTATCAAATCACAGGATGTAAAGGTGAATTGTCCTGGGTTTTCTCCTTCCACTGTCGCAGGCTCTGTGTCGGGCGGAGGATGAAGAGGACATCCGTGCAGCCACCCAGGCCAAGGCCGAACAGGTAGCTGAGCTCGCGGAATTCAATGAGAATGAAGGGTTTCCTGCTGGTGAGGGCGAGGAAGCAGGTCGGCCTGTGGCCGAAGACGAGGAGATGTCCCGGGCAGAGCAGGAAATCGCCGCCCTGGTGGAACAGGTCAGTGTTGGACCCAGCAGCTTTCGGCCTTACCCTCTGTACTGCCTGTGTCTGGACACGGGGGCAGAAAGGCGTGGGGGACGGGCCCTGGGTACTGGGTTCATCACTGCTCCTCCCACAGTTGACCCCCATTGAGCGCTATGCCATGAAATTCCTGGAAGCCTCACTGGAGGAGGTGAGCCGAGAGGAGCTCAAGCAGGCAGAGGTGAgtggttgtgggggtggggacggaGGTGGGAAGCTGCTGCTCTCTGCCGCTCAGTGCCCCGCTTGCCTGTCTGACCGCCCGTGGGCTCTTGTCGCTAGGAGCAGGTGGAGGCTGCCCGCAAGGACCTGGACCAAGCCAAGGAGGAGGTGTTCCGCCTGCCCcaagaggaggaaggggggcCGGGGGCTGGAGATGAAGTTTCTTGTGGGCCTGGGGGCAGCAGCCACCGGCGCAGTAAGAAGGCCAAGGCCCCTGAAAGGCCAGGGACGCGCGTCAGTGAGCGTCTCCGGGGAGCCCGGGCTGAGACTCAAGGGGCAAACCACACTCCCGTGGCGTCCACCCATCATGCCCGCAGCACCTCCACGCCCCCCCGCTGCAGTCCTGCCAGGGAGCGCGTTCCCAGGCTGGCAGGGAGGCCGCGACCCACCCCGGTCTCCGCTCCTGCTGTGACACCTGTCCCgattcctgcccccacccccatttcagCCCCAAACCCAGTGTCCATGCTTCCTGTCCATGTCTTGCCTGCTCCCCCCCTTCCTCCACAGATGCCCCCCTCATGTTCCTCTGCCTGCACACCACCTCCTGCCTGCACACCCCCACCAGCTCACACCCCacctccagcccagacctctctcctAACTCCCACCTCCCCTCTCCTGCTTGGTCTCCCTTCCATGCCCACCTCCCCTGGAGTCACCAACCTGCCCTTGGCCTTGGGGCCTGAGGCGCAGCTGTGTGCCCAAGCGTTGGCATCTGCCGAGTCCCTGGAGCTGGCTGAGCCCAGCTCCGAGGCTTCCTCGCTTACCCTCGTGCCCCCTAAGGATCTGTTGCCAGTGGCTGTCGAGATCCTGCCTGCGTCAGAGAAGAGCCTTTCTCTGGCGTCTTCGGCCCCCAGCCCGATCCTGGAGGCGGGCAGCTTCCCCAGTGGTCCGGAGCAGGAGCTTCTGGAGCCTGCCGAGGGCACCATTCTCACAGTGCTGCCCGCTGGGGAGGAGTTGCCCGCACAGCTGAGGGAGAACAGTGGCCTGGAGCTCCCACCCTCAGCCGCCCCTGACGAGCCGTCTGAGGCCGACAAGGACACAGAAGAGCTTTTGGAAACTCagacccccacctccagcccagaGAAGCCGCAGGATCTCGTTCCCGCTGAGGTCACAGCTCCATCAACCTCGTCCTCAGCCAGCTCCTCACCTGAGGGTCCTTTGCTGGCCCGGCCCCCTCGGCGGCGAACCAGTGCCGACGTAGAGATTCGGGGTCAGGGGGCTGGGCGGCCGGGGCAGCCTCCAGGCCCCAAAGTGCTTCGCAAGCTGCCAGGACGGCTCGTGACTGTGGTGGAGGAAAAGGAGCTGGTGCGGCGGCGGCGCCAGCAGCGGGGGCCGGCCAGCACCCTGGGGCCCGGGGGCTCCGAGCCTGGGGCCTGCCCAGGAAGCCCGGCTGCCCACAGCGCATCGGGGCCGGATTCCTCACCTCCCTGCACTGGGCTCTGTGAAGCTGCTCCCCCCTCCACACTGCCCTCGCCGACCCAGCACGCCTTCGTCGCTCGCCGTCACATTGAGCTGGCGGTGCCTGGAGAGGGCAGCCCGGAGAATGGAGAAGGGGCGCTGCCTGCCCTCACTCCTCCTGCTGTGAAACGTCGGAGGGGGAGGCCCCCCAAGAAGAACAGGTCTCCCGCAGATGTTGGGCAAGGGGTGGATGAGGCACCTTCGTCATCCTCCAAGGGACACAACAACGGGGCTGACCCAGCCCCCGAGGTGGAGACCCTTCTTGTCGCCGAGCCTGTTCTGGGAGCCCCACTTAGTCCTGGGCACCCGCCTCTCGGACCCCAGCCAGTTCATAGACCCGAGTCCATCATCCTCTCACCTGTGGAGAAGCGGAGGCGTGGGCGGCCCCCTAAGGCCCGAGATCTGCCCATTCCTGGGaccatttcctcctctccaggGGACGGCAACTTAGAGAGCCGGACACAGCCACTCCTGCTGCCATCGCCCCTACCACTCCTCGCCTGTCCCACTGCTCCTGTCGCCAACACTGTCACCACTCTCACCATTTCAACATCCCCACCCAAGCGGAAGCGGGGCCGACCTCCCAAGAACCCACCGTCGCCTCGGCCCAGCCCGCTGCCTGCCGCGGACCGTGACATCTCCTCTGTCCTCGAGAGCTGTGGCCTGGGGAGGCGGCGGCAGCCCCAGGGCCAGGGGGAGAGTGAGGGCAGCTCCTCTGATGAGGATGGGAGCCGCCCCCTCACCCGCCTTGCACGCCTACGCCTGGAAGCGGAGGGGCTACGGGGCCGGAAGGGCGAAGGGCCTATGGTAGTGGCCGTCATCCAGGATGACCTGGACTTAGCAGATGGCGGGCCAGGTAGCCTAGAATTGACACCTCCCCTGGTTTCATTGGCTCCCAAACTGCGCTCGACCCGGCTGCGTCCAGGGTCTCTAGTCCCCCCGCTAGAGACTGAGAAGGTGCCTCGCAAGCGGGCGGGGGTCCCAGTTGGCAGGGGTCCTGGGCCAGCAAAGCGGGGCCGCCTGCAGCCCCCCAGCCCCTCGGGGCCTGAGGGGTCAGTAGAGGAGTCTGAGGCTGACGCCTCGGGTGAGGAGGAAGGGGACGGGACCCCACGCCGCCGGCCTGGCCCCCACCGGCCTGGGGCGACCACCACCCAAGGGGACCAGCGCGTCCTTCGCAGCAGTGCCCCGCCCCCCCTGGCCGGCCCCACTGGTAGTCACAGAGGCCGCAAGGCCAAGACGTGAGTGGGCCGCCCCTTGCCCGGGCTTTCCGCCATGGCCCCTCCTTCCGTGCGTGACCAGGCCGACTCTGCTAACCACTACTTGAAGTCTTTGGAGGGGGAAAGCCTCCGGGGAGATAGGgcttctcccttctttccacCAAAGTAGGGGGTAGGCAACTGGTTGTCATGGAAACGGGGCACTTCACATCCCCCTTCCCTTCCACCCCACATGGCTGGGCAGTGTTAAGGGTGGCAAGatgtctctgtccccacccccttgTACTTGATTCCCCAGCTGTCTTTCACAGCCCCCCACCCttaggggaagggagaggggcttcTCTACaatgagtttcttttctttttttttttttttttttttttttttttttaaagaagaaaaaataataaacttagtTTCTGTATGAGCATCCGTGTAAGGAGGCTTCTGATTTTCTGGTCTGGTGGAGGGTTGGGTGGGAACTTGggcatcatttttctctctctcttgctcttgcCAAGACCCTCGTACCTCATCTCTAACATCGTATTATATACCTTTGAGGTAGAAATCTCCACCCAAGAAAAGAGATTTGGCGAATCTGATCTGGTTAGGGTGTCTTTCGCTGAAGTTTTAGTTTCAGTCCCTCAGACTCAGACTTCTCTGTTTCCGTTGTTCCCGACACTCCCTCAGCTCTCCAATGCCTTAGACTTTTCCCTGCTTTATCTTTTAGGTGCGTTCACTCCTTTTCCAGAAGGCAGGCCTTGCCACCTTCAGTTGCTCCCATCCTTTTCCCCTCCTTGCTTTCCTCCATCTAGCCAAACTGGTTTGAGTCAGCCACGCCTGCATCTGAGCTGGGGCTCTTCAGGTGGTGctggccccccagccccacccctgggcTGGGCTTGGAGCCCTGAGTCAGCTCCATCTCTACCCACGCCAAATCACACCTGAGCAGAAGCCGAAACTCCCAGTCCCTCAAGGCGTAGAGCCAGGTAAGTGCCCCTGTTCgtgtctccattttctcaacCTCAGCTCCGTGGACCCTCTCCCCCAATGCCCGTCTGTGTTTACCTGATCTGGGTTCTTCCCTTATACACGCTTCTGGAGCTCTGTGGCACATGTCATTCTTGGCTTATCTAGCTGCTTCTCTTTCACCCTTTCTATACTTTGTTACTTGTGTTCAGAGAACTGCAAATGGTTTCATTTTGTCTAGGATATAGGAATGGTTGGAGATACAGTGGAGAGGTAGTTTGGTGCCAGAGCTCAGAGAACCTGAAAAATGGGGAGCTGAGAAATGGTGAAGGAGTGTGTCATTATGCGGGTTTCTGTGTCGGTGATGAGGTCATTCAGACTCGGGGCTCATCTGATTACGTTGTGTGGCGTGGGTTGAGATGGCAAGAGGAGGTGGCAGGGAATCAGCCTAGCAAAGAAGGCCCCAGTTTGGGGAGGTGAGGGCTCCGATGGTCAGTTTCCGCACTATACGGATAGCGTAGGTGGGtacttttccctcctttctcccatcCCCAGACTTATTTGCACATGCAGTGGCTGCTTTGCTTGAAGTAGGGTATAGGGCCTAGGGTGCATCCTCTGTCCCTCCTTGGTGTCAGGGCCAGTCGGAGGAGTTGCAGGGAAGTGTAGGGCCCTGTGACCCGCAGCTTACAATCGGGCTGGGACAGTCTCATGCCCAGCAGCCGTTGCGATTCTGTTTCTCCTGCTTCTCAACACCTGTCATTGTGCTGCTCCCTGTGTGTCAAAAGAGCGAGTAATACAGGGAACGCTGTGCTCATACTGGCCTGCCTTTGGAGACCCTGAACCTTAAGCTGAGGACCTAAGATTTCCTCTCTTGGTCTGTCTGAGTCACTTGAGGAATTCCCCTTATAATAAGGCGGCATTCCTGAGGGTTGGGCGTGGCCACAAGGACGTGATCAGAGGGGTGGCGTCTGAGCCAGCCAGGCCATGGGCAGTTGTTGGGCTTAAAAGTACTGTGACTGTCGCCCACAGGTGATGGAGGACGAGGAGAAGGCAGGCGAGATCCTGGTGAGCACCACGGAAGCAGCTCCTGCGGCCCCCACCCACTGCTGCTGGCGCCACCTCCGCTGCTTGGCGGCCACCAGCGTTATCTGTGGCTGCTCCTGCTTGGGAGTCGTGGCCCTCGTGTTTGCCATCAAGGTGAGGAATGCAGTTCCTGTGGCagccggggtggggtggggtgggaaggcagGCAGTTACTTGGCATCTGTCAGGCCTGGCACTGGGCCTGGCGCCAGGAGTAGGAGCAGGACACGGTCCTGCCATCCTGTGGCCTGCAGTCTGATGGAAGGTTGCTGTACAAATGGATACTCACTAATGGACTGCAGCTCATCAGAACTGGGAGAGGAAGCTCAGGGTATCCTGGGAGCCAGAGAGGGTCTGTGCGTGTGATTCCATCTGTGCAACAGGAGAGGAGGTGACAGCGAAGGCATCCTGGGAGGCCACAGGAAAAGAACCTTAAAGGATGAATGGGTTAGGGCTACAGGGTATTCCAAGGGAAGTGAGCGGCGTGTACAAAGGCCTGGATGGTGAATCCGACACGACTGGACCAGTGAGGAATAGAGAGGAAGTCAGGGGACCCAGATTCCCGAGGGCCCCCCTGTGCTGTGCTTCGGAGTTCAGATTCATCTGGAAAGGACTGGGGAGCCAGCCACTCACGGGTTTTTGCAGAGGAGAGTGACACGGTCAGACGTGTATTTCAGTAATATCCCCTCTCACGGCCGACGTGGAGCAGGAGCGGGAAGGGGCAAGACTGGAGGCATCTGACCATGATGAGAGCAGCCTGTGGGAGTCCAGGAGACGCTACAGAGGGCTGCATCGCTTCAAAACCCAGCAGAAACAGCACGATGTACCTTTTGAAAGACTACAGGCTAACAATTTTCTCAACACTAGTTGTAGTTCACCGATTGAGCTGTTCCTATCATCGTACGAATTTCTGGGTTTCATTCGgacaaaatcataaaaagaatCCTCAGTAATGAAGATGAGGCCTCTGGGCAGATTGAGCTGTTGTTTGGACATGAGTAAAATACTCCACGATAGCTCACTGTTTCTTGCCAAGAATTCCAAGTTTGGAATGAATCTGGGATGAGTAGAAGAGGACAGGGAATAACAGGATTGAAGAGTTCTTTTCCATGTGTCATCTTAGGAGCTAACAGTGGCCGCCCTGAAAAGTAGGCAGAGCA encodes:
- the LOC109437800 gene encoding transmembrane protein 265 isoform X2, which translates into the protein MEDEEKAGEILVSTTEAAPAAPTHCCWRHLRCLAATSVICGCSCLGVVALVFAIKAEERRKAGRLEEAIHWAARAQRFILASFAVWFAVLFLGPLLLWLLSYAIAQAE